The Pleuronectes platessa chromosome 13, fPlePla1.1, whole genome shotgun sequence genome includes a window with the following:
- the LOC128454669 gene encoding uncharacterized protein LOC128454669: protein MSSVFRSAWKWGTSVFFKPKSNDPEETSHVFDSVVNIPSNDCIPETPERSQRLADAVRDESKLLKPQSGSLPVYKIPLKEEDITVNGCKRFHFGKESHERNRTIMVLGATGAGKSTLINGMINYVLGVEWNDPYRFKLVDEGQSTSQAHSQTTEVTVYKLNRRDGFNIPNSLTIVDTPGFGDTRGIEKDKLIVEQLRKLFSAEGGVSEIDAVCFVAQASLARLTPTQKYVFDSVLSIFGKDVAENIRVLVTFADGQRPPVLEAINEADVPCPKNKEGLPVHFKFNNSALFAQNKSCAAESASEEDDEGDFDKMFWNMGIRSMRKFFTALNVITTKSLTMTKDVLRERQQLEVSVQNLQKQVKIGLNKLEELKETASQLRDHEAEISRNKDFVIISKVMKAFQYDNSGSGSYITNCQQCNFTCHDDCVYANDADKIRCCAMGSDGYCTQCPGRCVWSIHFNQKYKWEYKEVIERTTVKELEEKYLKASEAATPVKSLIDKLRAEYDLVQAEVVKVMGDSTKCLNRLKEIALRPNPLSTPEYIDMLIEGEKAEAKSGWKKRVQYLMDMREKAEFMAKVDRGEEFLQSSSSDFQSFLQGPTKDSADKDTTDNTNEKGDAEQDQDEKDENQDEKDGDQDDKDGDQDEKDEDQDEKDGDQDEKDEDQDENDGDQDENDRDQDEKDEDQDEKDQDQVNTEDQDQDEDQELDSNQSFEDQDPDSDSINDQEEKDSDFNQDQDVARTATETD, encoded by the coding sequence ATGTCGTCTGTATTTCGCTCAGCATGGAAGTGGGgaacttcagttttttttaaaccaaaatcAAATGATCCTGAAGAAACTTCACATGTTTTTGACTCTGTTGTTAATATACCATCAAACGACTGCATTCCAGAGACGCCAGAACGTTCTCAGCGACTAGCGGACGCCGTTAGAGATGAAAGCAAACTGCTGAAACCTCAGTCAGGGTCTCTCCCTGTTTATAAAATCCCCCTGAAAGAGGAGGACATCACTGTGAACGGGTGCAAACGTTTCCACTTCGGGAAAGAGTCCCATGAACGTAACCGCACCATAATGGTTCTTGGAGCAACTGGTGCTGGCAAATCAACTCTTATCAACGGGATGATTAATTACGTTCTCGGTGTTGAGTGGAACGATCCCTATCGGTTTAAGTTAGTAGATGAGGGTCAGTCCACCTCACAAGCTCATAGCCAGACTACTGAAGTCACTGTGTACAAACTCAACCGTCGGGACGGCTTTAACATTCCGAACTCGCTCACTATTGTTGACACTCCAGGGTTTGGAGATACGAGAGGTATCGAAAAGGACAAATTGATCGTAGAGCAGCTTCGTAAACTCTTCTCTGCTGAGGGTGGTGTCAGTGAAATCGATGCTGTGTGTTTCGTAGCTCAGGCTTCTTTAGCACGACTCACACCAACACAGAAATACGTGTTTGACTCAGTGCTCTCCATCTTCGGGAAAGACGTGGCAGAGAACATCCGGGTTCTGGTGACATTTGCAGACGGCCAACGTCCACCAGTTCTGGAGGCGATCAACGAGGCGGATGTCCCGTGTCCGAAAAACAAAGAAGGACTACCGGTTCACTTCAAGTTCAATAACTCAGCGTTGTTTGCCCAAAACAAATCGTGTGCAGCAGAGAGCGCGAGTGAGGAAGATGACGAGGGAGACTTCGATAAGATGTTTTGGAACATGGGGATAAGAAGCATGAGGAAGTTTTTCACTGCTTTGAATGTGATAACGACCAAAAGCTTGACGATGACTAAGGACGTCCTCAGAGAAAGACAGCAGCTGGAGGTCTCAGTTCAGAATTTGCAGAAGCAAGTTAAAATTGGGTTAAACAAGCTGGAGGAGTTAAAAGAGACGGCTTCACAACTGAGAGATCACGAGGCAGAGATCAGCAGAAACAAGGATTTTGTGATCATAAGCAAAGTCATGAAGGCTTTTCAATATGATAATTCTGGTTCTGGATCTTACATCACAAACTGTCAGCAGTGTAACTTTACCTGTCATGACGATTGTGTTTATGCAAACGATGCAGATAAAATACGCTGTTGTGCAATGGGATCAGATGGGTACTGTACTCAGTGCCCAGGCAGATGTGTTTGGAGTATACATTTTAATCAGAAGTACAAATGGGAGTACAAGGAAGTCATAGAAAGAACAACGGTAAAAGAGCTGGAAGAAAAGTACCTGAAAGCCTCCGAGGCTGCGACGCCTGTGAAGTCACTGATTGACAAACTGAGGGCTGAGTACGATCTTGTGCAGGCTGAGGTGGTGAAAGTGATGGGTGACTCTACAAAGTGTCTAAACAGACTTAAAGAGATCGCACTGAGGCCAAACCCTCTGTCCACTCCAGAGTACATCGACATGCTCATAGAAGGAGAGAAAGCTGAGGCCAAGTCGGGCTGGAAGAAACGAGTCCAGTATCTGATGGACATGAGAGAAAAAGCAGAGTTCATGGCTAAAgtggacagaggagaagaattCCTCCAGAGTTCATCCAGTGACTTCCAGTCTTTTCTTCAAGGTCCAACAAAGGACAGTGCAGACAAAGACACGACTGATAACACCAACGAGAAGGGAGACGCCGAACAGGACCAAGATGAGAAAGACGAAAACCAAGATGAGAAAGACGGAGACCAAGATGACAAAGACGGAGACCAAGATGAGAAAGACGAAGACCAAGATGAGAAAGACGGAGACCAAGATGAGAAAGACGAAGACCAAGATGAGAACGACGGAGACCAAGATGAGAACGACCGAGACCAAGATGAGAAAGACGAAGACCAAGATGAGAAAGACCAAGACCAAGTTAACACTGAAGATCAGGACCAAGATGAAGATCAGGAGCTGGATTCAAATCAAAGCTTTGAGGACCAAGACCCTGACAGTGATTCCATCAACGACCAGGAGGAGAAAGATTCTGATTTCAACCAAGACCAGGACGTCGCTCGCACTGCGACAGAGACGGACTGA